A single region of the Marinobacter nanhaiticus D15-8W genome encodes:
- a CDS encoding haloacid dehalogenase type II, translating to MKIHLAFDVYGTLVDPQGMVDHLRADAGEQADQVSQLWRQKQLEFAFRRGLMRMYEDFGICTRQALRYAMASYGFDLEPAREEDLMQAYLSLPAFADAGPALASLNGYHPCYAFSNGSHPALEKVLGHNRLLEYLDGLVSVDDIKSFKPDPAVYAHARRATGAMDEPLCLISSNGWDVIGARASGLMAIWVQRDPVTVFEDWGLAPTAIIRSLQELPDTLARFD from the coding sequence ATGAAAATCCATCTTGCTTTCGATGTCTACGGTACGCTCGTAGATCCGCAGGGAATGGTTGATCACCTCAGGGCCGACGCCGGTGAGCAGGCGGACCAGGTGAGTCAGCTGTGGCGCCAGAAGCAGCTGGAGTTCGCCTTTCGCCGGGGACTGATGCGAATGTACGAGGATTTCGGCATCTGCACCCGCCAGGCCTTGCGCTATGCGATGGCCAGTTACGGTTTCGATCTGGAGCCGGCGCGGGAAGAGGATCTGATGCAGGCTTACCTGTCACTACCGGCGTTCGCCGATGCCGGTCCTGCGCTGGCGAGTCTCAACGGCTATCACCCATGCTACGCCTTCTCCAATGGCAGCCACCCGGCACTGGAAAAGGTGCTCGGCCATAACCGGTTGCTGGAATACCTCGACGGCCTGGTCTCTGTCGACGACATCAAGAGCTTTAAGCCGGATCCGGCGGTCTACGCCCATGCCCGTCGAGCTACGGGCGCCATGGACGAGCCTCTTTGCCTGATTTCCAGCAACGGCTGGGATGTGATCGGTGCCCGCGCGTCGGGGCTCATGGCAATCTGGGTCCAGCGCGACCCGGTCACCGTGTTCGAGGATTGGGGCCTAGCCCCGACAGCCATTATCCGCAGTCTGCAGGAATTACCGGACACGCTGGCCCGCTTTGACTGA
- the tpx gene encoding thiol peroxidase, which produces MSKVTLDGNPIDVNGTFPAKGDTAPNFTLTNIGLEDTPLTAWSGKRKILNIVPSVDTGVCAASTRKFNEKAGSLDNTVVLVISADLPFAAGRFCGAEGLKDVVTLSTFRDDSFRKDYGVAIESGPLRGLCARAVVVLDEDNKVIHSQLVNEIKEEPDYDAALAAL; this is translated from the coding sequence ATGAGCAAAGTCACTCTCGACGGCAATCCCATCGACGTAAACGGCACCTTCCCGGCCAAGGGCGACACCGCGCCCAACTTCACGCTGACCAATATCGGCCTGGAAGACACGCCCCTCACCGCCTGGAGCGGCAAGCGTAAGATCCTGAACATCGTGCCCAGCGTCGATACCGGTGTATGCGCCGCATCCACCCGCAAGTTCAACGAAAAGGCCGGTAGCCTCGATAACACCGTGGTGCTGGTTATCTCCGCAGACCTGCCGTTCGCAGCGGGTCGCTTCTGTGGCGCCGAAGGTCTGAAGGATGTGGTTACCCTGTCCACCTTCCGTGACGACAGCTTCCGCAAGGACTACGGCGTCGCTATCGAAAGTGGCCCGCTGCGCGGTCTTTGTGCCCGCGCCGTAGTGGTGCTGGACGAGGACAATAAGGTGATCCACAGCCAACTGGTCAACGAGATTAAGGAAGAGCCGGACTACGACGCAGCCCTGGCCGCGCTCTGA
- a CDS encoding LysR family transcriptional regulator: protein MNPIDRFNLDIRSLSVFLAVLDEGSVSAAAIKLGVSQSAVSHTLDRLRQALGDPLFVKAGRGITPTSYAVQTGPHLRQILTELRGLALGPPFSPAQTAMTLTIAANDYQRELLLPGLAAVLREEAPGIRLHVVPSGIPTPDRLRRDLCDLIISPHPPPASDIMQQRLLDDRMVVFYDPTCREAPNDLTSYLASRHISIVFATGERLGLDDNLAAQGIQRDAAVTVSNFAGMPAFLRGSPWLASAPARLHRGMMREFAQAPLPFPHRPFTLYLLWHQRYQQDPAHRWIRNQLLQVASQID from the coding sequence ATGAACCCGATCGATAGATTCAACCTCGACATCCGCTCCCTCTCCGTTTTCCTGGCGGTGCTGGACGAAGGCAGCGTGTCGGCCGCTGCGATCAAGCTGGGCGTCAGTCAGTCTGCCGTCAGCCACACCCTGGACCGGCTACGCCAGGCCTTGGGCGACCCGCTGTTCGTCAAGGCGGGCCGCGGAATTACCCCGACCAGCTATGCCGTCCAGACCGGGCCACACCTGCGGCAGATCCTGACCGAGCTGCGTGGCCTCGCCCTGGGCCCGCCGTTTTCACCGGCACAAACAGCGATGACACTGACCATCGCCGCCAATGACTACCAACGGGAATTGCTTCTACCGGGCCTGGCGGCCGTCCTTCGCGAGGAGGCGCCGGGCATTCGCCTGCATGTGGTGCCCTCCGGCATTCCGACCCCGGACCGCTTGCGACGGGACCTGTGCGACCTGATTATCTCCCCGCATCCACCCCCCGCCAGCGATATCATGCAACAGCGCCTGCTGGACGATCGCATGGTGGTGTTCTACGACCCGACCTGCCGCGAAGCCCCGAACGACCTGACGAGCTACCTCGCCAGCCGACACATTTCCATCGTTTTCGCCACCGGCGAGCGCCTTGGGCTGGACGACAATCTGGCTGCCCAGGGCATCCAGCGTGACGCGGCGGTCACCGTATCCAACTTCGCCGGTATGCCGGCCTTCCTGCGCGGCTCGCCCTGGCTGGCCAGTGCCCCGGCACGACTGCATCGGGGCATGATGCGCGAGTTTGCCCAGGCGCCGCTGCCGTTCCCGCATCGCCCCTTCACCCTGTACCTGCTGTGGCACCAACGCTACCAACAGGATCCGGCACACCGTTGGATTCGCAACCAACTCCTGCAGGTCGCCAGTCAGATCGACTGA
- a CDS encoding MBL fold metallo-hydrolase: protein MQPRPASTLALLRESNTGFEVLMLQRSHQAVFLPGFYVFPGGAVDEGDQHADLLPHLHGHDDTSASAMLNLDAGGLGYLTAAIRECFEEAGLLLAQDHDGHPLSAQHPAFNDARERLTGGELDLLALCREHRLRLPLDRLAYIDHWITPPGPPRRFDTRFFVAEAPSGQIARHDGEETIDHCWLSPQAALEEHRAGERLFGAPTLTVLRRLARYGTLTEALGSAARAKPQSFPTETWPARRNGEIVQLNPGQPAYQEARKLDPHGWGTANAEIEPGEWVQLAERVWRLTVPNPSVMTGPGTNTYLIEDPAGHLVIDPGPEHDEHLQRILDKTGGHLRYILATHTHGDHSPGIGPLRAATGAMTIGLAPPEDGLQDMTFTPDHRPVNGETIALEQTQVKILHTPGHASNHLCFLHEGEHMLFSGDHIMQGSTVVINPPDGDMKAYLDSLNCLLEEEIDWIAPGHGFLMGYPQMVVDYLVTHRLSRERKVIAALQKLGPAILENLVTEAYADADPSLHRIAARSLLAHLLKLEKDGRAQREENHWVWIA from the coding sequence ATGCAACCACGTCCTGCCTCCACACTTGCCCTGCTTCGCGAATCGAATACCGGCTTCGAAGTCCTGATGCTCCAGCGCAGCCATCAGGCCGTTTTCCTGCCCGGCTTCTACGTTTTTCCCGGCGGGGCCGTGGACGAAGGCGACCAGCACGCCGACCTGCTCCCCCACCTGCACGGCCACGACGATACCTCCGCCAGCGCCATGCTCAACCTCGACGCTGGCGGCTTGGGGTACCTCACCGCAGCCATCCGCGAATGCTTCGAGGAAGCCGGTCTGCTGCTCGCCCAGGATCACGATGGTCACCCGTTAAGCGCGCAGCACCCGGCCTTCAACGACGCCCGCGAACGTCTGACCGGGGGCGAACTGGACCTGCTGGCGCTCTGCCGGGAGCACCGCTTGCGCCTGCCGCTGGATCGCCTGGCCTACATCGATCACTGGATTACCCCACCCGGCCCGCCACGCCGTTTCGATACGCGGTTTTTCGTCGCCGAGGCGCCGTCCGGCCAGATCGCCCGCCACGACGGCGAAGAGACCATCGACCATTGCTGGCTCAGCCCCCAGGCGGCGTTGGAAGAACACCGGGCCGGCGAGCGGCTGTTTGGCGCGCCAACCCTGACGGTGCTGCGTCGCCTCGCACGCTATGGCACGCTGACGGAGGCCCTAGGCAGCGCAGCTCGTGCCAAGCCCCAAAGTTTCCCCACCGAAACCTGGCCGGCCCGGCGTAATGGAGAGATCGTCCAGCTCAATCCGGGTCAACCGGCCTACCAGGAAGCGCGCAAGCTCGATCCCCACGGTTGGGGTACGGCGAACGCGGAGATCGAACCGGGGGAATGGGTCCAACTGGCCGAGCGAGTCTGGCGCCTGACGGTCCCCAACCCCAGTGTCATGACCGGACCGGGCACCAACACCTACCTGATCGAGGATCCGGCCGGCCACCTGGTGATCGACCCCGGTCCAGAACATGACGAGCACTTGCAGCGGATCCTCGACAAAACCGGAGGCCACCTGCGCTATATCCTAGCGACCCACACTCACGGCGACCACAGCCCCGGAATCGGTCCGCTGCGCGCAGCCACCGGCGCCATGACTATTGGCCTGGCGCCTCCGGAAGACGGGCTGCAGGACATGACCTTTACGCCAGATCACCGCCCGGTCAATGGAGAGACCATCGCCCTGGAACAAACCCAAGTGAAGATCCTCCACACCCCGGGGCATGCGTCGAATCACCTCTGCTTCCTGCATGAGGGCGAGCACATGCTGTTCTCCGGCGACCACATCATGCAGGGCTCTACCGTGGTGATTAATCCGCCGGACGGCGATATGAAGGCTTACCTGGACTCGCTCAATTGCCTGCTGGAGGAAGAGATCGACTGGATTGCGCCCGGCCACGGATTCCTGATGGGCTATCCGCAGATGGTGGTGGACTATCTGGTCACTCACCGGCTTTCGCGGGAGCGCAAGGTCATCGCGGCGCTGCAGAAACTGGGCCCGGCGATATTGGAGAACCTGGTCACCGAAGCCTATGCCGATGCCGACCCATCCCTGCACCGCATCGCCGCCCGCTCGCTGCTGGCCCACCTGTTAAAACTGGAGAAAGACGGCCGCGCCCAGCGTGAGGAAAATCACTGGGTGTGGATCGCGTAG
- a CDS encoding MATE family efflux transporter, with translation MTWPMLFGVLSLMSFQLADSIFIGQLGRDPLAALGFTVPMQQLIIGLQVGLGIATTAIISRTLGAEDVTRAERLGGLVVFIGGTLVLALVTLLWFCRGLIMDLLGADDVLLPLISAYWVPWLGAAWLGAMLYFGYSVSRSHGDTKLPGYMMVFTSLLNIALDPLYIFVFGWGLPGAALATVTAFGTGCLVIYPKLIRRGWLRFDLAQLALARAVRQLSGIMGPAMLSQLMPPLAASLATALVAGFGTAAVGAWGLGTRLEFFSIVVVLALTMSMPPMIGRMLGAGDIGRIKALVRIGVRFVVIWQLAIGVIWLALSGFVSELFTSDQAVTDILHSYLVRVPLSYSGLGVCMLMVSVCNALGLSLRALLISILRLFLCFLPFLWLGAQIGGINGLLTGALIGNLCAGLQAYLFYRQGMTKLQQTQSAL, from the coding sequence ATGACCTGGCCCATGCTGTTCGGCGTGCTGTCCCTGATGAGTTTCCAGTTGGCGGACAGCATCTTTATCGGCCAGCTCGGTCGCGACCCCCTGGCCGCCCTGGGCTTCACCGTACCCATGCAGCAGTTGATCATCGGCCTCCAGGTGGGCCTGGGCATCGCCACTACCGCCATTATCTCCCGCACCCTGGGCGCTGAAGATGTGACCCGCGCCGAGCGACTGGGCGGGCTGGTGGTCTTTATCGGCGGAACGCTGGTGCTGGCCCTCGTTACCCTCCTCTGGTTCTGCCGGGGACTGATCATGGACCTGCTGGGGGCCGACGACGTCCTGCTACCTCTCATTTCCGCCTACTGGGTACCCTGGCTGGGCGCCGCCTGGCTCGGCGCAATGCTCTACTTCGGCTACTCCGTCAGCCGCTCCCACGGCGACACCAAGCTTCCCGGCTACATGATGGTCTTCACCAGCCTGCTCAACATCGCACTGGACCCACTCTACATTTTCGTCTTCGGCTGGGGCCTGCCTGGCGCCGCTTTAGCCACCGTCACCGCCTTCGGCACTGGCTGCCTGGTGATCTATCCCAAGCTGATCCGGCGTGGGTGGTTGCGCTTCGATCTGGCACAACTGGCCCTGGCGAGGGCCGTCCGCCAGCTAAGCGGCATTATGGGTCCTGCCATGCTTAGCCAACTAATGCCGCCGTTGGCCGCCAGCCTGGCCACCGCGCTTGTCGCAGGCTTCGGCACCGCCGCCGTCGGCGCCTGGGGGCTGGGCACGAGACTCGAGTTCTTCTCCATCGTCGTGGTACTGGCACTGACCATGTCCATGCCCCCCATGATCGGCCGCATGCTCGGCGCGGGAGATATCGGCCGAATCAAGGCATTGGTCCGCATTGGCGTGCGTTTCGTGGTGATCTGGCAGTTGGCCATCGGTGTGATCTGGCTGGCGCTGTCCGGATTCGTGTCGGAACTGTTCACGTCGGATCAGGCCGTCACCGATATCCTGCACAGCTATTTGGTGAGGGTGCCGCTGAGCTATAGCGGCCTGGGGGTCTGCATGCTGATGGTGTCTGTGTGCAATGCGTTGGGACTTTCCCTGCGGGCGCTGCTGATTTCCATCCTGCGGCTGTTCCTCTGCTTCCTGCCGTTCCTGTGGCTGGGTGCGCAGATTGGGGGGATCAACGGACTCCTTACTGGCGCATTGATCGGGAATCTGTGTGCCGGCTTGCAGGCCTACCTGTTCTATCGACAAGGTATGACCAAGCTACAACAAACCCAGTCAGCTTTATAA
- a CDS encoding multidrug effflux MFS transporter, whose translation MLQLASLSTTALLAAAVALGPLATDMYLPALPELGDAFAADTGQVQLTLSIYMIGFALAQLVCGPLADPFGRKPIMLGGLVLFALASVGCALAENIETLVYCRFLQALGGSAGPVLGRAAVRDIHNPQDAGRIMAILAAIMAIAPAIAPTVGGALLAGFGWPAIFLSLGGYALVVSAVIAFGLPEPLKPHYRQSLRPASLARNYWTVLCDRSFQGYALINALIFSGLFAFLSGASFVLIDFLGISPTAFGAYFSVMVFGFMTGSFLAARMGRRLTPDQLLRVGLMVSVVGGLLMATLAWSEVFTKAAVILPQAVFMIGVGMVLPQTMAGALAPFPHMAGSASAMFGFIQMASAAGAGVLVGHLHNGTSQVMATIIASCALAAGIAYLLRTARHTAPGFGAAASHG comes from the coding sequence ATGCTGCAACTCGCCAGCCTGTCCACAACCGCCCTATTGGCCGCTGCCGTCGCGCTCGGTCCGCTGGCGACTGATATGTACCTGCCAGCCCTGCCGGAGCTGGGCGATGCCTTTGCCGCAGACACAGGCCAGGTTCAGCTCACCCTCAGCATCTACATGATCGGTTTCGCCCTGGCCCAACTGGTTTGCGGCCCCCTGGCGGACCCTTTCGGCCGTAAGCCGATCATGCTCGGCGGCTTGGTGCTATTTGCTCTGGCCAGTGTGGGTTGTGCGTTGGCGGAAAATATTGAAACGCTGGTGTACTGTCGTTTCCTGCAGGCTCTGGGCGGCTCGGCGGGACCGGTCCTGGGCCGGGCGGCAGTGCGTGACATCCACAACCCGCAGGATGCGGGACGTATCATGGCGATCCTGGCCGCGATCATGGCAATTGCCCCGGCCATCGCGCCTACCGTGGGCGGTGCCCTACTGGCCGGCTTCGGCTGGCCCGCCATCTTTCTTAGCCTGGGCGGCTATGCGCTGGTGGTCAGCGCGGTGATTGCTTTCGGCCTGCCCGAACCGCTGAAACCCCATTACCGGCAAAGCTTGCGTCCGGCTTCACTCGCACGCAACTATTGGACGGTATTGTGCGATCGTTCCTTCCAGGGCTATGCGCTGATCAATGCGTTGATCTTCTCTGGCCTGTTCGCCTTTCTCTCCGGGGCTTCTTTCGTACTGATCGATTTCCTGGGTATAAGCCCGACTGCGTTCGGCGCCTATTTTTCCGTCATGGTCTTCGGCTTCATGACTGGCAGTTTCCTGGCTGCGCGAATGGGACGCCGGCTTACTCCAGACCAGCTGTTACGAGTAGGTTTGATGGTGAGCGTGGTAGGTGGGCTGCTGATGGCGACACTGGCTTGGTCGGAGGTCTTCACCAAGGCCGCCGTGATCCTGCCGCAGGCGGTATTCATGATCGGCGTAGGGATGGTGCTGCCACAAACCATGGCTGGCGCACTGGCACCCTTCCCCCACATGGCTGGCTCGGCCTCAGCGATGTTCGGCTTTATCCAGATGGCATCCGCCGCGGGCGCCGGAGTGCTAGTGGGACACCTGCACAATGGCACCAGCCAGGTGATGGCAACGATCATCGCCAGCTGTGCCCTGGCGGCAGGGATCGCCTACCTGCTGCGTACTGCGCGTCATACGGCACCCGGTTTCGGAGCGGCCGCCAGCCACGGTTGA
- a CDS encoding DUF4398 domain-containing protein produces the protein MIRYDKAGRIALVFGLTTLMAACASKGTVPHQDLNAAEESVRQAEAADARDFEPVLLNRAQNKVADARQLIDQEDYQEAERMLEQAQVDAQLAGARSETAKARNAVEEVNQSIEQLRQQLNSIEQQ, from the coding sequence ATGATCAGGTACGATAAAGCAGGCCGAATCGCCCTCGTATTCGGACTGACCACCCTGATGGCCGCCTGTGCCAGCAAGGGGACGGTGCCCCATCAGGATCTCAACGCTGCTGAGGAGTCTGTCCGGCAGGCAGAAGCTGCGGACGCCCGTGATTTCGAACCGGTCCTCCTCAACCGTGCGCAGAATAAAGTTGCCGACGCCCGCCAACTGATCGACCAGGAAGACTACCAGGAAGCCGAGCGCATGCTCGAGCAGGCTCAGGTCGATGCCCAGCTGGCCGGCGCCCGGTCGGAAACGGCAAAGGCCCGTAACGCCGTAGAGGAAGTAAACCAGAGCATCGAACAGTTGCGTCAGCAGCTCAACTCGATCGAGCAACAGTAA
- a CDS encoding acyltransferase: MLSFLPAPVVGVIASILLALNTLFWCVLLYIPALLKLIPIKPWQGLCTRLIIQISEAWVACNTGWMKLTQKTRWDVEGAEKLRRKGWYLVLSNHQSWVDIFAMQRVFNRRAPFLKFFIKKELIWVPVIGLAWWGLDFPFMKRYTREYLIKHPEKRGQDMESTRKACEKFRFAPVSVMNFVEGTRYTPIKHTKQKSPYKHLLTPKAGGAAFVLDAMGDAIETLVDVTIAYPGGSPSFWDFLCGRVPEVRMRIDTVPVPAHLKGRNYTEEAEYRKEMKAWLGSIWSEKDVMLDGLMTER, encoded by the coding sequence ATGCTGAGTTTCCTGCCCGCGCCCGTTGTGGGCGTGATCGCATCGATCCTGCTTGCCCTCAATACCCTGTTCTGGTGCGTGCTGCTGTATATCCCCGCACTGCTGAAGCTGATTCCCATCAAGCCCTGGCAGGGCCTGTGTACCCGTCTGATCATCCAGATTTCGGAAGCCTGGGTGGCGTGTAACACCGGCTGGATGAAATTGACCCAGAAGACCCGCTGGGACGTGGAAGGCGCCGAAAAGTTGCGCCGTAAAGGGTGGTACCTAGTGCTCAGTAATCACCAGAGCTGGGTGGATATCTTTGCCATGCAGCGGGTGTTCAACCGTCGCGCCCCGTTCCTCAAGTTCTTCATCAAGAAGGAACTGATCTGGGTACCGGTGATCGGCCTCGCCTGGTGGGGGCTGGATTTCCCGTTCATGAAGCGCTACACCCGGGAGTACCTGATCAAGCATCCCGAGAAGCGCGGCCAGGATATGGAATCCACCCGCAAGGCTTGTGAGAAGTTCCGCTTTGCGCCAGTGTCCGTGATGAATTTCGTCGAGGGCACCCGCTATACCCCGATCAAACACACCAAGCAAAAATCGCCCTACAAGCACCTGCTCACCCCCAAGGCGGGTGGTGCCGCGTTTGTTCTGGATGCGATGGGCGATGCCATCGAGACCTTGGTGGATGTCACCATCGCCTATCCTGGCGGCTCGCCCAGTTTCTGGGATTTCCTCTGTGGCCGGGTACCCGAGGTGCGCATGCGCATCGACACCGTGCCGGTTCCGGCTCATCTCAAGGGCCGTAACTACACGGAAGAGGCGGAATACAGGAAGGAAATGAAGGCCTGGCTGGGCAGTATCTGGTCGGAGAAGGACGTCATGTTGGACGGGCTGATGACGGAGCGGTAG
- a CDS encoding OmpA family protein yields MTKRILMSGTALGLSALLTACAGTPTNPKVEDARAGYQAIEDDPYVARAGSTQLRDAEQALRHAEELLEEDADSVRVEHAAYLANRHVEIASQQGERARLQEEITNAEQQREQLRLQAQTMKAQQAQSEAERLRQEMEALQAKQTERGMVLTLGDVLFDLNKSELKPSGQRTVERLAEFMKEYPERRVRVEGYTDSTGAEDYNQQLSERRAEAVRNALMLEGIEPSRVELQGFGEQYPVASNETSSGRQQNRRVEIVISDQEGNIQTR; encoded by the coding sequence ATGACTAAACGGATATTGATGTCAGGTACCGCACTCGGCCTGTCCGCCCTTTTGACAGCCTGTGCCGGAACGCCGACGAATCCCAAGGTCGAGGATGCGCGGGCCGGCTACCAGGCTATTGAGGATGATCCCTATGTAGCGCGGGCAGGGTCCACGCAGCTGCGGGATGCGGAACAAGCCCTCCGGCATGCCGAAGAATTACTTGAGGAGGACGCGGATAGTGTCCGGGTCGAACACGCCGCCTACCTGGCCAATCGTCATGTGGAAATCGCCAGCCAGCAGGGCGAGCGTGCGCGTTTGCAGGAGGAGATCACCAATGCCGAACAGCAGCGCGAGCAACTGCGGCTGCAGGCGCAAACCATGAAGGCGCAACAGGCCCAGTCCGAAGCCGAGCGGCTGCGCCAGGAAATGGAAGCGCTGCAGGCCAAGCAGACCGAGCGCGGCATGGTCCTTACCCTCGGCGACGTACTCTTCGATCTCAACAAGTCCGAACTCAAGCCTTCTGGGCAGCGTACCGTTGAACGCTTGGCCGAGTTCATGAAAGAGTATCCTGAACGTCGCGTCCGCGTCGAAGGCTATACCGACAGTACCGGCGCAGAGGATTACAACCAGCAACTTTCCGAGCGTCGAGCCGAAGCCGTACGTAATGCGCTGATGCTCGAAGGCATCGAACCCTCGCGGGTCGAGCTGCAGGGCTTTGGCGAGCAATATCCGGTGGCGAGCAACGAGACTTCGAGTGGTCGTCAGCAAAACCGCCGGGTGGAGATCGTGATCTCCGATCAGGAAGGCAACATCCAGACACGCTAA
- a CDS encoding alpha/beta hydrolase, giving the protein MAADSKLLRFTLIILAGLWLSGCAASSSRYEPAPQQLQAQPVGDFDEYARQVRNHLEQYRVAIDGFPLEDQVAWNMPYEIPPATTCNADSESVGILLVHGLSDSPYMFRDLANTLAARCVRVRTLLLQGHGTRPGDLVDAEADVWRAQVDAHFAALRETVDHAFIGGFSLGGALATERALDPDQPAPAGLLAVAPAWELNGLRDYLWLAPYAAWFRDFVEEEPELNPVKYESLAINAAAQVADVRAGVQAILSAREQIDLPLMLVATEADSVINLPFLAQQFKFRFEHPASRMLVFRDTRETLPELLNDPRIRSLNSYLPEARVLELSHMSLNIAPDNPLYGINGPLNRCLEPNGLTLQDCEALAEDDLWFGAWHPGALEVPTSRLTYNPYFDVVADTLTQFMQAALAGADESPYTAIHEPDR; this is encoded by the coding sequence GTGGCTGCAGACTCCAAACTCCTTCGTTTTACCTTGATCATCCTGGCCGGCCTCTGGCTTTCCGGCTGCGCCGCGTCATCGTCGCGCTATGAGCCGGCACCGCAACAGTTGCAGGCCCAACCGGTCGGCGATTTCGACGAATATGCCCGTCAAGTGCGCAACCACCTGGAACAATACCGCGTCGCCATCGACGGTTTTCCCCTCGAGGACCAGGTGGCCTGGAATATGCCGTACGAGATTCCGCCGGCGACAACCTGCAATGCTGACAGCGAGTCCGTGGGGATACTCCTGGTCCACGGCTTGAGCGATTCGCCCTATATGTTTCGCGACCTGGCGAATACGCTCGCTGCCCGCTGCGTGCGGGTACGGACCCTGCTTCTGCAGGGTCACGGCACCCGGCCCGGCGATCTGGTCGATGCCGAGGCAGACGTCTGGCGGGCGCAGGTGGACGCCCACTTCGCCGCCCTGCGGGAGACCGTCGATCATGCCTTTATCGGCGGATTCTCGCTGGGTGGCGCGCTGGCGACCGAGCGGGCACTCGATCCTGATCAGCCGGCGCCGGCCGGGCTACTGGCGGTGGCACCGGCCTGGGAACTGAACGGCCTGAGGGATTACCTCTGGCTCGCCCCCTATGCCGCCTGGTTCCGGGATTTCGTGGAGGAAGAGCCGGAGCTGAACCCGGTGAAATACGAATCCCTGGCGATCAACGCCGCCGCCCAGGTGGCGGATGTACGGGCCGGCGTACAGGCCATCCTTTCCGCGCGGGAACAGATCGACCTACCCCTGATGCTGGTGGCCACCGAGGCGGACTCTGTCATCAACCTGCCTTTCCTGGCTCAACAGTTCAAGTTCCGTTTCGAGCACCCGGCCAGCCGCATGTTAGTGTTTCGCGATACCCGTGAAACCTTGCCGGAGCTGCTCAACGATCCGCGCATCCGGTCCCTGAACAGCTACCTGCCAGAGGCGCGTGTGCTGGAGTTGTCCCATATGTCGCTCAATATCGCGCCGGATAACCCGCTCTACGGCATCAATGGCCCGCTCAACCGCTGTCTCGAACCCAACGGCCTGACGCTGCAGGACTGCGAAGCCCTGGCCGAGGACGACCTCTGGTTCGGTGCCTGGCATCCCGGCGCGCTGGAGGTCCCTACCAGCCGTCTCACCTACAATCCCTACTTCGACGTGGTGGCCGATACCCTCACCCAGTTCATGCAGGCCGCGCTGGCTGGCGCCGATGAATCGCCTTACACTGCGATTCATGAACCCGATCGATAG
- a CDS encoding thioesterase family protein, translated as MARIKLSFPDDVFVFSTEMPVRITDINGANHLGNDALISMLSEARAQLLVKYGVQETDRDGVGIIVTDLATMYQSESFFPEVLRFEIGLTDFNKYGGDFVFRVTKADSGQPVALAKYGFVFFNYIEKKVVPMPEAFRARFS; from the coding sequence ATGGCCCGAATCAAGCTGTCCTTTCCGGACGATGTGTTTGTCTTTTCCACGGAAATGCCGGTGCGCATTACCGATATCAATGGCGCGAACCATCTCGGCAACGATGCGCTGATTTCCATGCTGTCCGAGGCCCGGGCCCAGTTGCTGGTGAAGTACGGTGTGCAGGAGACGGATCGCGATGGCGTTGGCATCATCGTCACGGATCTGGCGACCATGTATCAGTCCGAGTCCTTCTTTCCGGAAGTGCTACGTTTCGAGATCGGACTGACGGATTTCAACAAGTACGGCGGGGACTTCGTGTTCCGGGTAACCAAGGCGGATTCCGGGCAGCCGGTGGCTTTGGCTAAGTATGGGTTTGTTTTCTTCAACTATATCGAGAAGAAAGTGGTTCCGATGCCGGAGGCGTTTCGGGCCCGGTTTTCTTAA
- a CDS encoding macro domain-containing protein → MFEITRNDVAIRCVQGDITRQSDLDVVVNAANAELRTGGGVAGAIHRAAGPELDEACRSLAPIRPGDAVITEGYGLPNARIIHCLGPVYGSDEPANQLLANCYRNAVELAEQQGLASIGFPALSTGAFGYPMEDAAEVAFATLLAIVPKLENVRHIRFVLFSDADADLHAQVLKRIAGG, encoded by the coding sequence ATGTTTGAAATCACACGAAATGATGTGGCGATCCGCTGTGTCCAGGGAGACATTACCCGGCAGTCGGATCTGGATGTCGTCGTAAACGCGGCCAATGCGGAACTTCGAACCGGTGGTGGTGTGGCCGGCGCCATTCATCGGGCGGCCGGGCCGGAGCTGGACGAAGCCTGCCGGTCGCTGGCCCCGATTCGCCCAGGTGACGCAGTCATTACGGAGGGCTATGGCTTACCCAATGCCCGGATCATCCATTGCCTGGGACCGGTCTACGGCTCTGACGAACCGGCCAACCAACTCCTGGCCAATTGCTACCGGAATGCGGTGGAGCTGGCCGAGCAACAGGGGCTGGCGAGCATCGGTTTCCCAGCGCTGTCCACCGGTGCTTTCGGCTACCCGATGGAGGACGCTGCGGAGGTGGCTTTTGCCACCCTGTTGGCCATCGTGCCCAAGTTGGAGAACGTGCGACATATCCGTTTCGTGCTGTTCAGCGACGCGGATGCGGATCTACACGCCCAGGTGCTCAAGCGTATTGCCGGAGGTTGA